caaggttccaagctcattcatcGAGGTGTGCCGGAGTGATGTGGTTTACattagatttataagtgtatttctctaaatgtgtgctttgtgtcttttattttcttattttggtTACCTGTAGTCTggtgtgggtaagggaattatagtGACAACCTgggtgtttaattaattgttaGTGTTTCTGGTTATAATTTTCTGTTTGTGTAATTTATAGTTATTGTGAAAAGTTATAACACTCAGATCACACCCCAAAAATtgcaccttatccagagcgacttacaatcagtagttacagggacagtaacccctggagcaatttagggttaagtgtcttgctcagggacacaatggtagtaagtggggtttgaacctgggtcttctggttcataggcgagtgtgttacccactaggctactaccacagtgGTTTACATGACCATAAGGACATTAGAGGCCTGGTTTCGTTCTCTTGAACATGTGGCATGTGCTGTAAGAAAGAAGCTCATGAAAGAGGAAAATGCGATTTACTGATGCAACGTTGCTTTTTGTGAAGAAAAATACTCATGGTTAATAAATCTCGTggtgtcattttgtcatttgcgAATcaaggagcaaaataaaaatacacagcacaggagaagaaccgctacagaagcataacatttcataagaacttctactcctgcaccacaGAGGTCAggatggccgagcggtctaaggcgctgcgTTCAGGTCGCAGTCTCtcctggaggcgtgggttcgaatcccacttctgacagaaagccctgttttccttctctttacggggcagtggtggcctagcggttaaggaagcggccccgtaatcagaaggttgccggttcgaatcccgacccgccaaggtaccactgaggtgccactgagcaaagcaccgtccccacacactgctccccgggtgccggtcatggctgcccactgctcactcagggtgatgggataaatgcagaggacaaatttcactgtgtgcaccgtgtgctgtgctgctgtgtatcacatgtgacaatcacttcactttactacttagagagcatcctgatgggaaacatctcaacctggtttgggaacagcaccattCAGGACAGGAGAGCCCTGCAAGCAtatcactgcatatcataccatgtatgacacctctgggaactccttcaagactgttggaaaagcatttcaggtgacgacctcttgaagctcatcgagagaatgccaagagtgtgcaaagcagataTCAGAGCAAAGGatctagaatataaaacatgttttcagttatttcatctttttttgttaagtccataactccacgtgttcattcatagtttcgatgccttcagtgagaatctaccaatgtaaatggtcatgaaataaaagaaaacacattgaatgagaaggtgtgacctgtactgtatttgcattgttctgcatgtagtagGAGTGTAGTTTAGTTTATTTCGAATGAAATAATATCTAAAATTGTgctatgttaaaaaaaagcttgtCTTATATGTCTGACAATTGAAACGAACCAACACAACAAAAATCGCTTCTTTATGGCTCGttaattctgtattccaccTTGGCCTTGATAGACGTTCCTTAATTTAAAAGCAGCGCCAGaccctcccaagatggcggctctgtcGACGCATTCGGTCCCGTATACGCCGCAGTCAACGCGACATATGTCTACGGGGGAACCATAGTAACCGCAGATCGCGGTTGCCAGGGCGCGACGTACACGCCGTATTGGAAATATAGAAGTAAACGAAACGAATAAGGCAGCAGGTAtcatcaagttttttttttatgtaatcaaCATGTTATGAATGCGTACACGTTGAGAAGCAGAAAGAAGCAGTCTGACTCCGAGTCTGGTTGTGCAAGAACgtaaagattattatttttattgttgttttatcaGGTTCTACAGTATGTGGTTTTCTTTTCAGACAGCATGCACAATCAAAGTTAAGGCAAGATGGGGACGCTTCCCAAATCACAATCTGAACTCTGGCAGAGATTGCAGGAGCAGATAAGGAGACATGCAGGACTTCCCCCTGCGCTCCTAGAGGACCAGAGCCCAATTGTGGGTCTAACATATCTTAGTAACTCACTTTTAAAATGCTTATGAAAAAccttgtgtgctttttttcttcagaCCTCAGTGATGACATCAGAACTGGGACTGATTTGGGAAGAGCTAAAGAGCCTTAGACATGACCCCTCATTGACGCTGGGAGAAAACGAACAGCTCCGCATTGATGTATGCAGTGAGGTTCTACGGCTGTCTGAACAGCTTTACCTCAGCAACCTGTACTTGCTAGACTTCCACAGGAGGCATGGTGTCACTGACCAGAAGAGCCAGAGCCAGGTCATCGCTCAGATGACTGGAGACTGCAGAACCTTGTGAGTGCAGATGGCAGAAAGCAGAGACTACCCCGAAACAAAATATTCACTTTAAAACCACAAGGTTTAGGAAAGAGATAGAGTCATGTGATGCTTTCTGTCTGCAGTTTGAATGTTCACAACATTTGCTGGAAAGTGACGATGGGAATCAGAGCTGCGAGGAAATCTGGAATGGAATGGAAGGATGGAGGTGAAATGCACGGTCCAACCGAGACACACTCAGCTCTTGCACGGCTGCACATGAGTCAAACCTGCAGGAAGGagcaagttgccactgaggtccctgaTAGTCAGGAGGTACTGCATGTTCATGCCTTTCTGGAATTTATAGTGTGCTTTAATAAAATTCAATTATTTACCAACCTCCACTgtaatcaaatgaaattataaaaataaatcatttaatgcAAATTGTAGTAAAAAATACTTGTGTTGACACAATTTCttaaaaaatgcagacatgTTTTTAGGTTAATTTGAATCATTAtcatgatttttattatttattaccgTGCCTAGTGTTTGAAGCTTTTTGGAATTTCCtggttttctgcattaatgtcataaaatgtgacatttaatcTATGTTTAGAATGTAATGTTGATGTTGACCTTAATGTGTGCAAAAGAGTTATATGTCAAAATAAATTTCAACAAATGTTGATATCTGCAACAGTGTGagcgaaagaaagaaaataattcatCATTCATCATTAACTTCACAATGACTCACAGAATCAATGGCGAATATGTGAAACCGGGTAGTTTTGGGAAAGACCTTTTTATGATTTCCAGATTAATGGGATAACTGTTCTTACAGGGGGCCTCTGACTTCGTACCCTACCTGCAGGATATCACAAGGGAAGGAGAACTACAAAGTATTTTAGGTGCTAGTTCAAGCCACCCAAAAGCTTCAATAATAGGAAAAGAAGTAACTGATCATCTTTGTTGCACCAGACGCAAGGtatgattattaaaaaatgctACAGATTGTAGGTTCTGCTAGATCTCTGTACACCATGGATGTATCCATGTGGTTTTCTATTCACAGTTATCCATGGATATGCAGCTTTTGTTTCCAAGAAACAGACACATTCAGAACCAAGTGTCTCAGACTCAACATCAATTATAACTAATTGGTTACATGATTATAATACATGATTCATTTCTGTTTCCATTTAATCCAAAATGTGTTTGATGTCAGTGCAGGCCAGTCCAGTATTTCCACACCAAGCACATTcaaacatgttattttttttattgaaaagggGCTTTCACACACTGTGTCCACAAAGTTGAAAGCAAGGCCAAAATGTCTTTGTATGTGCTGAAGCATTAAAGTTGCCCTTGACTGGAAGAAAGGTGACAAGCCCAAACCGTGAAAGACAGCCCCAAAACCGTTTCCGTTTCAacacccacttactaccattgtgtccctgagcaagacgcataaccccgagtgtctccaaaTGTAAACAGTTGACCATGGAAATCTATCTATTTGTTGATTTATTAGGGCTGTAATTCTGTGCCAGATCTGCAGAGGTCGTCAACACCGCCCCAACCTCTGTTATTGTTGAACAGTGGTTGCTTCACCAAAGAGCACACTCTTGATTCTGAAAAGGACCTGAAAAGGTAATTTATTCTCAAATTTCTGATTTCTTGCATTATTGACATTGTGTCTATagctctgtgtgtttatgtgcagaCTACTACAAGGCTGGGATGTTTTAAAGAGCTCTGAGGTTGCTGTCTCTGATTTAGATCTACCACCCTTAATCATGGCTTCATCATACATGAACTACAAAAAACAGGAAGTTGAAGTAAGAGGATTTCAAATGTGATTCTGTTTCAGTCATCAAGATGCATCTTACCCAGACCCTCTCTCGTTTTTAGAGACACGCTGAGGAGAAGAGGTGTCAGACGAAAAGCAGAGTTGTGCAGCAATCCAGGCCTTTTCAGGCAGATACGGTCACCATCAGGTCCCACCAGGTCATCATCCACATGTCCCCATCTCGAGTCTCTGACAGGGTCCTGAAAGACAGCATAAATGTTCAAGTGCAGTCTCCAGTTTACAATCACCTCACTGGAGAGGTACCAATAACGCATATGCAGCTTCATACAAACTGTAACTTAAAGTAAAGGCACTATTTTCATCAGCACTATGTGCTAAGTGTGTTTCCTAGAGCCAGGTTAGTCGTGCTCAGGATTTGTATAAATTTACAAGAAATAGCTGCATGGTAGATATTTGCGTCTTGAAGAAAATCAtgcatgctacttcctcattctggatgattttaaGAATTTACAGAAAGGAACAAAGCACATGATTTACGTGTAGTGCTGTACTTAGTgcaagtttgaaaatagtgccctaagtCTATAATTCATAACTCTGTAATTCACAAAATTGCTACATTTTTTACCAGCTTGACTTGTCCAGTGTTGAGTTGCTTGACCACAGTCTTTGTGCTGCCACTGACATGACACAAGTTAAAGAGGAGCTATCCAAAAGTGTCTCAACTGAGTACTTTACTTTCGAAAGGGTAAGACTGAAAGTAATATTTTTACTTTCACCGTAACACTGGAAATGTCAGTTTTTGTTGGTTGTCTGTTGTAGGATCCAATGATAGAGCCGGCCATTACAGATGAAAATTACTGCATGAAGAGAAGGAATTACGAAAAGACATTAATCAACACGATGCTAAAATGTCAAACCACCAGTAACATGTCTTATAGGTAACAACTACTACTTACTTTAACCTACACTTGTCTTTGCTATCTATGCCATATTTTTCTTAGTGGTTTTCGACTGGTTCTCCTGTAGTGGTCTAAAGATTAAGCATAGGCTAAAGAAGAATCCATTCAAATTGATATAGGATCCATATACTGGGTGGATCCCTGTATTTAGTTTCTGTTCTGCAGTGCCCTGTGTTTTGCCTCCGTGTGTTTTCATTCTAATGACAATTGTATCCACTAAATGAGCTCATTGCAAATGTGAATTTGAAACAAGCTCATTTTGTGcataaaattatacaatttctcagtttaaacaaatgttatgttatctgtgttctgttttgAATGGAATATTAGCTCATAtgattttaaaagtattttagttttcattttattcagatttaaagaaCATCCAAACTTTTCCAAAATTGTGGTTTTAACTAAGGGAGttacaaagttttttttaacattttataaaaaaagggaTTTTATAAGTGATTTATAAAGTTTATAGTCACTCTATGTGTAAATGCTAATAAAACgtaatataatttataacaaATATACAGCATACACATATAGTATACAtcacataaacataaaatgtacCAGAAAGAAAGTTTATACAGTGGGGAAAATAAGGGAAAATCAGACCTGGAGACTAGCTAGGTCACACCAGGATCTTTTTATAGAGCCATTCCTTTGCTGACctagctgtgtgttttgggtaaTTGTCATTCAGGAAGGCCCAGTCACGACCCATCTTCAGTGTTCTTTCAGATGGATGGAGGTTTTGGTCAAAATATGgtgatacatggccccatcaATCCtctcctcatttacatttacagcatttatcagacgcccttatccagagcgacttacaatcagtagttacagggacagcccccctggagaaacttagggttaagtgtacctgggtcttctggttcataggcgagtgtgttacccactaggctactaccacccactagaTCCTCAATACAGTGCAGTCGTCATGTCCCTTTGGCAGAAAAGGaacccccagagcatgatgttTTCACCCCCATGCTACACTGTTGGGATGGTGATTGTGTGATTGTACTCATTATTCTTCTTCCAGACACAGCGAGtggcattcataccaaaaagttctatatTAGTCTCATCTGACTACATGGCCTTCTCCCATGCCTCATCGGGATTATCTTTCAAACATCAAACTTCAAATGGACCTGGACTTGAACTGGCTTGAGCATGGGGATCTTGTGTGCTACAGAATTTTTGTCCATATCTGTAATGGTAATGAGACTGTGGTCCTTGctctgcttcacaatgacaatcacgtcacttcactGTGATGAGATGAAATATTGCAAGAGCCAAGATTGCATGGAGCAAAAGAGATTGACAACCATCTTGAGTTTCTtcaattttctaataattgcacCAATAGTTGTTGCCTTCTCACCAAGATGAAGGACTATTGTCTTGTAGCCTGTCCCAGCCTTGTGACCCAGCTCTTAGGTCTTGTGTATAGTGGAGAGGTTGGAGGTTGattgtcttttatacaggtaacaAATTCAAACAGAGGCAGTTAATACAGGTGATCTAACAGGTCTGTGAGAGGAAGAATTCTTACTGTTTGGTAGATGataaaatacttatttcattcaatgAAAACCATACAATGTGGTTCATAGTTGAGGTGTACCTGCAATGAATTTTccattttggggcagtggtggcctagcggttaaggaagcggccccgtaatcagaaggttgctggttcaaatcccgatctgccaaggtgccactggggtgccactgagcaaagcaccgtccccacacactgctccccgggcgcctgtcatggatggccactgctcacttagggtgatgggttaaatgcagaggacaaatttcactgtgtgctgtgctgctgtgtaacttcacttcacttcattttttgcaattgtaaaaatatttatttccccacggtaaaattaattaaactgaaaatagtaataaaaccATTTTAAGTTGTGAAACATTTAAAGTTGTTTCTTAAAATAGTCTGAAAAAGGTAATTCCAAAGCCATTAGGTCTGTTCAGACCCAGACAAAGAAGAGGTTTTGAGCATTTTATTGTTAGTGTCTCAGTTTGTGGCTTAAATCTGTTCACATGCTTCATATGCAACTCTGTATagtttcagaaaaagaacagaaagtaACAGGAAGGGCGTTGATGTGACACCTCTTACATACACCGAGTCAAATCACAAATCTGACTTCTCTGTTGATGACTTCTTAGGTAAAATTAACAATCAGGTGAGCCTTTCCACTGAAATTTCACGTATATTTTAAGATATTACCCTGTTCATTGATTCCTGTTTGTGCCTCTGTCTCATTCTTCCAGCATTCAGACTTTTTGCCTGTCATTTTCCATCTTTACAATGAATGTGGTGATGACAAAGAAAGGGCAAAAAACCTTcagacagaggagaaaaaacagTATGTCTCTTCTCTTTTGTACCAAAAATTTGTGGAAAAAGCTATTTGTGCCCTTTCACTGGGAAGGCTTATGGTGTGAATACGTGTACTTTATCATGTATGTCgattaaaaaatgtcatcagtttgattgtgtttttgtctgtgcaATAGGAGACGCATGAAGATGTTAGAAGCTCTGAAGGAGATGAAGCATGAATATGTGAAGGGCGAGTGGAATATGAATTCTGTACTGTTTGGAGGTCTGTGGAAAGAGCCAGTGCTTGAAGGTGAGCATCTTTTCAGATTTGCCGTTTA
The Denticeps clupeoides chromosome 15, fDenClu1.1, whole genome shotgun sequence DNA segment above includes these coding regions:
- the ccdc87 gene encoding coiled-coil domain-containing protein 87 isoform X3 → MTSELGLIWEELKSLRHDPSLTLGENEQLRIDVCSEVLRLSEQLYLSNLYLLDFHRRHGVTDQKSQSQVIAQMTGDCRTFLNVHNICWKVTMGIRAARKSGMEWKDGGEMHGPTETHSALARLHMSQTCRKEQVATEVPDSQEGASDFVPYLQDITREGELQSILGASSSHPKASIIGKEVTDHLCCTRRKGCNSVPDLQRSSTPPQPLLLLNSGCFTKEHTLDSEKDLKRLLQGWDVLKSSEVAVSDLDLPPLIMASSYMNYKKQEVERHAEEKRCQTKSRVVQQSRPFQADTVTIRSHQVIIHMSPSRVSDRVLKDSINVQVQSPVYNHLTGELDLSSVELLDHSLCAATDMTQVKEELSKSVSTEYFTFERDPMIEPAITDENYCMKRRNYEKTLINTMLKCQTTSNMSYSFRKRTESNRKGVDVTPLTYTESNHKSDFSVDDFLGKINNQHSDFLPVIFHLYNECGDDKERAKNLQTEEKKQRRMKMLEALKEMKHEYVKGEWNMNSVLFGGLWKEPVLEEEDSEERPSSFNQMDGSLVTEPSTLVEEQVDGKHQQNHLEKIWRVLCLPEAQRMDMAIKYSSTKYKSRLEQVIAAWEEAARLIQQREAVLCKLECFERHASDPRRFFLHGSHGSSIIRMEESKQREKLNGQIATLDKVLSKTISQITKRFGDTVTYNGRPYKEKMRWDRTEMLYWLQEERRVQALRTIVLPDRLSLLNSSQSRDVQICLPQSDFISQEQSIPYRVCP
- the ccdc87 gene encoding coiled-coil domain-containing protein 87 isoform X2, with translation MGTLPKSQSELWQRLQEQIRRHAGLPPALLEDQSPITSVMTSELGLIWEELKSLRHDPSLTLGENEQLRIDVCSEVLRLSEQLYLSNLYLLDFHRRHGVTDQKSQSQVIAQMTGDCRTFLNVHNICWKVTMGIRAARKSGMEWKDGGEMHGPTETHSALARLHMSQTCRKEQVATEVPDSQEGASDFVPYLQDITREGELQSILGASSSHPKASIIGKEVTDHLCCTRRKGCNSVPDLQRSSTPPQPLLLLNSGCFTKEHTLDSEKDLKRLLQGWDVLKSSEVAVSDLDLPPLIMASSYMNYKKQEVERHAEEKRCQTKSRVVQQSRPFQADTVTIRSHQVIIHMSPSRVSDRVLKDSINVQVQSPVYNHLTGELDLSSVELLDHSLCAATDMTQVKEELSKSVSTEYFTFERDPMIEPAITDENYCMKRRNYEKTLINTMLKCQTTSNMSYRKRTESNRKGVDVTPLTYTESNHKSDFSVDDFLGKINNQHSDFLPVIFHLYNECGDDKERAKNLQTEEKKQRRMKMLEALKEMKHEYVKGEWNMNSVLFGGLWKEPVLEEEDSEERPSSFNQMDGSLVTEPSTLVEEQVDGKHQQNHLEKIWRVLCLPEAQRMDMAIKYSSTKYKSRLEQVIAAWEEAARLIQQREAVLCKLECFERHASDPRRFFLHGSHGSSIIRMEESKQREKLNGQIATLDKVLSKTISQITKRFGDTVTYNGRPYKEKMRWDRTEMLYWLQEERRVQALRTIVLPDRLSLLNSSQSRDVQICLPQSDFISQEQSIPYRVCP
- the ccdc87 gene encoding coiled-coil domain-containing protein 87 isoform X1: MGTLPKSQSELWQRLQEQIRRHAGLPPALLEDQSPITSVMTSELGLIWEELKSLRHDPSLTLGENEQLRIDVCSEVLRLSEQLYLSNLYLLDFHRRHGVTDQKSQSQVIAQMTGDCRTFLNVHNICWKVTMGIRAARKSGMEWKDGGEMHGPTETHSALARLHMSQTCRKEQVATEVPDSQEGASDFVPYLQDITREGELQSILGASSSHPKASIIGKEVTDHLCCTRRKGCNSVPDLQRSSTPPQPLLLLNSGCFTKEHTLDSEKDLKRLLQGWDVLKSSEVAVSDLDLPPLIMASSYMNYKKQEVERHAEEKRCQTKSRVVQQSRPFQADTVTIRSHQVIIHMSPSRVSDRVLKDSINVQVQSPVYNHLTGELDLSSVELLDHSLCAATDMTQVKEELSKSVSTEYFTFERDPMIEPAITDENYCMKRRNYEKTLINTMLKCQTTSNMSYSFRKRTESNRKGVDVTPLTYTESNHKSDFSVDDFLGKINNQHSDFLPVIFHLYNECGDDKERAKNLQTEEKKQRRMKMLEALKEMKHEYVKGEWNMNSVLFGGLWKEPVLEEEDSEERPSSFNQMDGSLVTEPSTLVEEQVDGKHQQNHLEKIWRVLCLPEAQRMDMAIKYSSTKYKSRLEQVIAAWEEAARLIQQREAVLCKLECFERHASDPRRFFLHGSHGSSIIRMEESKQREKLNGQIATLDKVLSKTISQITKRFGDTVTYNGRPYKEKMRWDRTEMLYWLQEERRVQALRTIVLPDRLSLLNSSQSRDVQICLPQSDFISQEQSIPYRVCP